A portion of the Deltaproteobacteria bacterium genome contains these proteins:
- a CDS encoding enoyl-CoA hydratase/isomerase family protein: MSIQESIRIVPKDDVALIEFDLVGEKANKFSTPVMVRFKEVLEEVGRGPYAAAVIVSRKPSIFIAGADIDEIRAMKKVDDFKSAITKAHDIFGLIEQMKIPVIAAVNGACMGGGCEMILACDYRFASDDPSTKIGLPEVKLGIIPGFGGCVRLPRVIGYQAALDIIVKGGAVDSRKAEKLGLVDQVMHPSLLEKRAIEFARQIANKGKRRKQYQPKGAVMAAMELLPARLFVFGQWKKGTLKETSGHYPAPVKAIEVVEKTYGMSDQTAALKIEMDGFCEVAVTDVSKNLINVFFLMESVKKKTGVSGDVKARPVKSLGVLGAGTMGGGIAYVAADKGIDVRMKDINYPAVALGLRHARDLWDKLVKRKKIDRYEFNRKMAKVTGGLDFAGFKQLDVVVEAIVEDMGIKKKVIAETAANCRPDCIIATNTSSLSVTEMAKGHPHPENFVGMHFFNPVHKMPLVEVIRGEKSSDEAVATIFELSKKMGKLPVVVKDGPGFLVNRILVPYLIEAAWLLQDGMSVETVDRRYKHEFGMPMGPFALMDEIGIDVCIKVSKIFHESLGERIMIPPVMKKLSENKERLGKKSGKGFYVYDEKGKSLGVDATVYSELGLQAPSDKLSAEETVRRGIFPMINEAALALIEEHVVETADEVDLGMITGTGFPPFRGGLLRYADSVGAKIICDELEVLAGKYGERFKPCTPLKNMAKTDRKFYS; encoded by the coding sequence ATGAGCATTCAAGAGTCTATTCGTATAGTACCTAAAGATGATGTGGCCCTTATTGAATTTGATTTAGTCGGCGAAAAGGCTAATAAATTTTCGACACCGGTCATGGTTCGTTTCAAAGAAGTTTTGGAAGAGGTCGGACGAGGGCCTTACGCAGCCGCAGTTATTGTTTCTAGGAAACCGTCTATTTTTATAGCTGGCGCGGATATCGATGAAATTCGAGCGATGAAGAAAGTCGATGACTTCAAATCTGCAATTACCAAAGCTCACGATATTTTCGGACTTATTGAACAGATGAAAATCCCGGTGATAGCGGCTGTTAACGGCGCATGCATGGGCGGCGGTTGTGAAATGATACTTGCCTGCGATTACCGTTTCGCGAGCGACGATCCGTCCACTAAAATCGGTCTACCGGAAGTGAAGCTAGGAATTATTCCAGGTTTCGGCGGCTGCGTTAGACTTCCGCGAGTCATCGGTTATCAAGCGGCGCTCGATATCATCGTCAAAGGTGGCGCGGTCGATTCTCGCAAAGCAGAAAAGCTGGGACTTGTCGACCAAGTCATGCACCCGTCGCTTCTAGAAAAACGCGCGATTGAATTCGCTAGACAAATTGCAAATAAAGGAAAGCGTCGCAAACAGTACCAACCGAAAGGTGCGGTGATGGCTGCGATGGAACTCCTGCCGGCCAGATTGTTTGTATTTGGCCAGTGGAAGAAGGGGACGCTCAAAGAAACCTCTGGGCATTACCCAGCACCCGTCAAAGCTATCGAAGTGGTTGAAAAGACCTATGGGATGTCGGACCAAACGGCGGCACTAAAAATCGAAATGGACGGCTTTTGCGAAGTGGCCGTCACTGACGTTTCAAAAAATCTAATCAATGTGTTCTTTTTGATGGAGTCCGTGAAAAAGAAGACGGGTGTTTCTGGCGACGTGAAAGCGCGCCCAGTGAAGTCACTTGGAGTGCTTGGCGCGGGCACCATGGGTGGAGGCATCGCTTACGTCGCTGCTGACAAGGGAATCGACGTCCGCATGAAGGATATCAATTATCCAGCGGTCGCCCTTGGTCTTCGCCATGCCCGTGATCTTTGGGATAAACTTGTAAAGCGCAAAAAAATCGATCGGTACGAATTCAATCGGAAGATGGCGAAGGTCACCGGTGGCTTGGATTTCGCTGGCTTCAAGCAACTCGACGTTGTGGTTGAAGCCATCGTTGAAGACATGGGGATCAAAAAGAAAGTCATCGCTGAAACAGCTGCCAACTGCCGGCCAGATTGTATTATTGCGACGAACACGTCGTCCTTGTCCGTCACAGAAATGGCGAAAGGGCACCCGCATCCAGAAAATTTTGTCGGGATGCACTTTTTCAACCCAGTCCACAAAATGCCTTTGGTGGAAGTCATCCGCGGGGAAAAATCCAGCGATGAAGCAGTAGCCACGATCTTTGAACTCTCGAAAAAAATGGGCAAACTTCCGGTGGTCGTAAAAGACGGTCCTGGATTTTTGGTGAACCGAATTCTAGTACCGTACTTGATCGAAGCGGCGTGGCTTCTTCAAGACGGGATGTCGGTCGAAACAGTGGATCGCCGATACAAACATGAATTCGGTATGCCGATGGGGCCGTTTGCTTTGATGGACGAAATCGGAATTGATGTTTGCATCAAAGTTTCTAAAATCTTTCACGAATCGCTTGGCGAAAGGATTATGATTCCGCCGGTGATGAAGAAGCTTTCAGAAAACAAAGAGCGCCTCGGGAAAAAGAGCGGAAAAGGATTTTATGTTTACGACGAGAAAGGGAAGTCGTTAGGAGTAGACGCGACAGTTTATTCCGAGCTCGGGCTTCAGGCGCCAAGCGATAAGCTCTCGGCCGAGGAAACCGTTCGTCGCGGAATCTTCCCTATGATCAACGAAGCGGCCCTTGCGCTGATTGAAGAGCATGTGGTCGAAACGGCTGATGAAGTCGATCTCGGTATGATCACTGGGACGGGCTTTCCGCCATTCCGCGGAGGACTGCTTCGATATGCAGACTCGGTTGGTGCGAAGATCATTTGCGACGAGCTTGAGGTTCTAGCTGGAAAATACGGCGAGCGCTTCAAGCCATGTACACCACTTAAGAACATGGCGAAGACCGACCGTAAGTTTTATTCTTAA
- a CDS encoding thiolase family protein, which yields MSNKSVQPKGPRDVVIVDGLRTPFAKADTKLKTVHPAELGRIALRELFARTNFDPNLVDEVIIGNTGSPSDAVNIGRVVALGAGVPQRVSAHTVHRNCASAMESIATGFDKIKAGMAEVVVSGGTESMSQMPLIYSNEVTKAIAGLGAARSPVQQLGALAGLVGADVKSIMGLLTTSPMARAPYKPRIAIVEGLTDPFVGKNMGETAELLAKEWNLSREDQDKFALQSHQRAVAAMKNGVMAEEITPVYLPPNFKEVVEQDIGPRDGQSMEALGKLKPIFDRKNGTVTAGNACPITDGAAMVLIMSREKAEKLGLKPIARVLSYAFAGLEPERMGLGPVYATPIALRRAGLEFSDLDCIELNEAFAAQVLACTAAMESDKFAKEKLDLPKAVGKVDFTKLNVNGGAIALGHPVGATGTRLVLTLMKQLKRSGKEFGLATLCIGGGQGGAMILQSEA from the coding sequence ATGTCAAATAAATCAGTTCAACCAAAAGGCCCGCGCGATGTCGTTATCGTGGATGGATTGAGAACTCCATTTGCAAAAGCCGATACTAAATTAAAAACCGTGCACCCGGCAGAACTGGGACGAATTGCCCTGCGTGAACTTTTCGCGCGAACCAACTTTGATCCGAACTTAGTTGATGAAGTCATCATCGGCAATACGGGAAGCCCGTCGGATGCGGTCAACATTGGCCGTGTCGTGGCACTCGGAGCAGGCGTGCCGCAGCGGGTTTCCGCACACACAGTGCACCGAAATTGTGCGTCGGCGATGGAGAGTATCGCAACTGGGTTTGATAAAATTAAAGCTGGAATGGCGGAAGTGGTAGTGTCGGGCGGAACCGAGAGCATGTCACAAATGCCTTTGATCTACTCGAACGAAGTGACCAAGGCGATTGCAGGTTTGGGTGCTGCGCGCTCGCCGGTTCAGCAATTGGGCGCTCTCGCTGGTCTTGTGGGTGCGGATGTGAAGTCGATCATGGGACTGTTGACAACAAGTCCGATGGCGCGGGCACCTTATAAGCCGAGAATAGCAATCGTTGAAGGCCTGACGGATCCATTTGTCGGAAAAAATATGGGAGAAACTGCCGAGCTTCTCGCCAAAGAATGGAATCTGTCGCGTGAAGACCAGGACAAATTTGCTCTTCAGTCGCATCAAAGAGCCGTTGCAGCTATGAAGAATGGTGTGATGGCAGAAGAGATTACTCCCGTATACTTGCCTCCAAACTTTAAAGAAGTGGTTGAGCAAGATATTGGGCCGCGCGATGGCCAGTCGATGGAAGCTTTGGGGAAATTGAAGCCGATTTTTGATCGAAAAAACGGCACAGTAACTGCCGGCAATGCTTGTCCAATCACGGACGGCGCAGCGATGGTCCTTATAATGAGTCGCGAGAAGGCAGAGAAGCTGGGATTAAAGCCGATCGCTCGTGTCTTGTCCTATGCTTTTGCCGGCTTGGAGCCTGAGCGCATGGGACTCGGTCCTGTGTACGCTACGCCAATCGCGCTTCGCCGCGCGGGCCTAGAATTTTCGGATCTCGACTGTATTGAACTAAATGAGGCCTTTGCCGCACAAGTGTTGGCATGTACGGCGGCGATGGAAAGCGACAAATTCGCGAAAGAGAAACTAGATCTGCCAAAAGCTGTCGGAAAAGTTGATTTCACAAAGCTCAACGTCAATGGCGGGGCGATTGCGCTGGGGCACCCGGTCGGCGCTACAGGAACGCGACTTGTATTGACGCTGATGAAGCAGCTCAAACGAAGTGGCAAGGAGTTCGGTTTGGCGACGTTGTGCATTGGTGGCGGTCAGGGCGGAGCAATGATTCTTCAGAGCGAAGCCTAA
- a CDS encoding 3-hydroxybutyryl-CoA dehydrogenase — protein sequence MGNNIQLLGVVGAGQMGNGIAQVASASGIQVVMVDISAAAVEKGVATISSSCDRLIKKEKMSEVDKGALLGRIKTATDTSALNACDLVIEAATENVELKLKIFADLDSKVKKDAILCTNTSSISITKIAAATKRPDKVAGMHFMNPVPLMTLVEGIRGLQTSADTFKAVEGLASKMGKVFIEGRDIPGFIVNRILMPMINEAFYALYEGIAEAKGIDEAMKLGTNQPMGPLTLADFIGLDTCLAIMNVLHDGLGDTKYRPCPLLVKYVEAGWLGRKTGRGVYTY from the coding sequence ATGGGAAATAACATTCAGCTTTTAGGTGTTGTTGGCGCGGGCCAAATGGGAAATGGGATCGCACAGGTCGCGTCGGCTTCAGGAATTCAAGTCGTGATGGTCGACATTTCTGCCGCAGCTGTTGAAAAAGGCGTGGCGACGATTTCCTCCAGCTGTGATCGACTCATCAAAAAAGAAAAAATGTCGGAGGTCGATAAAGGCGCGCTTTTGGGTCGGATCAAGACTGCGACCGATACGTCGGCTTTGAATGCGTGTGACCTGGTTATTGAGGCGGCGACAGAAAATGTCGAGTTAAAATTGAAAATCTTCGCTGACCTCGATTCTAAAGTTAAAAAAGACGCGATTCTTTGCACGAACACGTCATCCATTTCCATTACGAAAATTGCGGCTGCGACAAAAAGACCGGACAAAGTTGCCGGCATGCACTTCATGAATCCCGTTCCGTTGATGACGTTGGTCGAGGGAATTCGCGGGCTGCAAACTTCGGCTGATACATTTAAGGCTGTCGAGGGTTTGGCGAGTAAAATGGGAAAGGTATTCATCGAAGGTCGCGACATACCTGGCTTTATCGTCAATCGCATTTTGATGCCGATGATTAACGAGGCATTCTATGCGCTTTACGAAGGAATTGCTGAGGCTAAGGGAATCGATGAAGCGATGAAGCTTGGAACTAATCAGCCCATGGGACCACTGACTCTCGCTGATTTTATTGGTTTGGATACGTGTCTCGCAATTATGAATGTGCTGCACGACGGTTTGGGCGACACGAAGTACCGTCCCTGTCCATTGTTAGTGAAATACGTCGAGGCGGGTTGGCTAGGTCGAAAAACAGGTCGTGGCGTTTACACGTACTAG
- a CDS encoding TIGR04552 family protein, with product MPQSSLPLQRSPFSFSRSTLDCVVGGRSALDLSRLEIFTKSEAREFVQTYGYDLDNPAERDELWATHRRALAMIREQLLDEGEEVPAEISDPTMLDDLSDLLLLASSREPGAAHLQKWACALLKVMHVYVHLRNDLFSAFRDEIQRQILKPLEAAISIEDGRTFINASERFELGRFEVKPFKTTASSVIKLLARPERVALTLLDKLGVRFVTKNVFDSFRIVRFLVESHIVSYPHIIPDQSSNTLYPLNLFVEAMDELEHSQAKEGSISDAVIEDWLLKSFEDHAARAEFKEKLNQFSGPDHRFIKFINRKLITVNVGSEQAKRSFRFFYPFEIQIMDEATWHKNLSGPTAHDQYKERQRKRARERAFGVSHEVL from the coding sequence ATGCCGCAATCTTCACTCCCTCTGCAACGTTCCCCATTTTCCTTTTCGCGCTCGACTTTGGATTGCGTTGTCGGTGGACGTTCGGCGCTCGATCTTTCGCGCCTTGAAATTTTCACGAAATCAGAAGCAAGAGAGTTCGTTCAAACGTACGGTTACGATCTCGATAACCCGGCCGAGCGAGACGAGCTCTGGGCCACGCATCGACGCGCATTAGCGATGATCCGCGAACAGCTTTTGGATGAGGGCGAGGAAGTCCCCGCTGAGATCTCTGACCCCACGATGCTGGATGATTTGTCGGATCTTTTGCTGTTGGCCAGTAGTCGCGAACCTGGCGCTGCTCATTTGCAAAAGTGGGCTTGTGCACTGTTAAAGGTAATGCACGTGTACGTGCACCTGCGAAACGATTTGTTTTCCGCATTTCGAGACGAAATTCAGCGCCAAATTCTAAAGCCTCTTGAGGCGGCCATTTCGATCGAGGATGGACGGACTTTTATAAACGCGTCCGAGCGGTTTGAGCTCGGTCGTTTTGAAGTGAAGCCATTTAAAACAACGGCATCGTCGGTGATCAAACTTCTTGCGCGTCCCGAGAGAGTGGCGTTGACGCTACTTGATAAGCTAGGCGTCCGATTTGTGACGAAGAACGTTTTTGATTCTTTTCGAATTGTCAGGTTTCTAGTTGAATCTCATATCGTCAGCTATCCGCACATTATTCCTGATCAAAGCTCGAATACTTTATACCCTCTGAATTTGTTCGTCGAAGCAATGGATGAGCTTGAACATTCGCAAGCGAAAGAAGGCTCGATTTCAGACGCGGTTATTGAGGATTGGCTTCTAAAAAGTTTTGAAGACCATGCCGCACGCGCCGAGTTCAAAGAAAAATTGAACCAGTTCTCTGGGCCTGATCATCGATTTATAAAGTTCATCAATCGGAAATTAATCACGGTGAACGTCGGGTCTGAGCAAGCCAAGCGAAGTTTTCGCTTTTTCTATCCATTTGAAATTCAGATTATGGACGAGGCGACCTGGCATAAAAATCTGTCCGGACCGACTGCCCATGATCAATATAAAGAACGCCAAAGAAAGCGCGCGCGCGAACGGGCATTTGGGGTATCCCATGAAGTTCTCTAG
- a CDS encoding 1-acyl-sn-glycerol-3-phosphate acyltransferase: MKFSSLPIYVATVLRALIGIVLLPPWTVFVSVTVILLGALGRIDQVTYWMATWSKAVLWFYGVDVIHDGLEKIPAQGGAILLFNHQSHFDVPAVTAYSGRRLRYGAKIELFRIPFFGPAIRASGCLPIARDNRTEVLRIYDEAAARFKEGVVFALAPEGTRQAKPVLGNFKKGPFIFAVKSKVPVVPVVIEGADRVLPKGDLLVNIGQWRRTIRVRGLDPLYPAVVGESEPLVNSAVTDLLERSRTEFEKSYLELQRLAQAAKRGASSGEPI, from the coding sequence ATGAAGTTCTCTAGCTTACCCATCTATGTCGCGACCGTGCTTCGCGCTTTAATTGGAATAGTTTTGCTCCCTCCTTGGACTGTCTTTGTAAGTGTGACAGTGATTCTCTTAGGTGCCCTCGGGCGAATCGATCAGGTCACGTATTGGATGGCAACGTGGTCGAAGGCCGTGCTTTGGTTTTATGGCGTCGATGTCATTCATGACGGCTTAGAAAAAATCCCGGCCCAAGGTGGTGCGATTTTGCTGTTTAATCACCAAAGCCATTTTGATGTGCCGGCGGTGACGGCGTATTCCGGACGACGACTTCGCTACGGTGCTAAAATTGAACTGTTCCGGATTCCCTTTTTCGGTCCTGCGATTCGCGCTTCTGGTTGTTTGCCAATTGCTCGAGACAATCGAACGGAAGTGCTAAGAATCTACGACGAGGCCGCAGCGCGCTTCAAAGAAGGCGTCGTGTTCGCGTTGGCTCCTGAAGGAACGCGACAAGCAAAGCCAGTGCTTGGAAATTTTAAAAAGGGTCCGTTTATTTTCGCAGTCAAAAGTAAAGTGCCGGTCGTTCCTGTCGTCATTGAAGGTGCAGACAGAGTGCTGCCGAAGGGCGATCTCCTCGTGAATATTGGGCAGTGGAGAAGGACTATTCGCGTTCGCGGCCTTGATCCGCTTTATCCCGCGGTGGTAGGTGAGTCAGAACCTCTGGTAAACAGTGCGGTAACGGATTTGTTAGAGCGTTCGCGAACAGAATTTGAAAAAAGCTATTTGGAGCTTCAAAGGTTAGCTCAAGCGGCGAAACGCGGCGCTAGTTCTGGAGAACCCATTTGA